Proteins co-encoded in one Papaver somniferum cultivar HN1 chromosome 5, ASM357369v1, whole genome shotgun sequence genomic window:
- the LOC113280603 gene encoding agmatine coumaroyltransferase-2-like, which produces MTMYDTIKNEASAMEITSLSTSVQIEQVSSKLLQPIYDGDQPVSTTKSVPLTVFDKLADDQYIPSLYAYKPPNPSNSFLEQGLRKVLSEYREWAGRFGEDDNGQIVILLNDEGLRFIEASADCTIDQAIPFTVSTMLKLTPSFEESKELALVQLTRFTCGSVVVSFSSNHIVSDGVLVSQFMISWSQACRGLKIHPRPLHDRNIFVPRNPHSVKFDHRSIEITKRKINEDSTTMPPYSRDDLIHQILHFTPEFIAKIKNKASSSSSSCTGVKGVSSSRYSTFECLIAHLWRVITRARGLSESDKTYVKISVNGRRRMRPPVPHEYFGNVVLWAFPETQGKNLFDESLSHTAEVIHDAVENVNDEYFKSFIDFANKNQDDGNLMPMKVHHMKVPSFWPNLEVQSWLGFPFNNVDFGFGKASVVMPSFDPFEGEIYLVPAVVGDGSIYAHVTLFQQHLSLFKQICYNID; this is translated from the coding sequence ATGACGATGTACGATACTATAAAGAATGAAGCAAGTGCCATGGAAATCACATCTTTATCAACGTCCGTGCAGATTGAACAAGTAAGTTCAAAGCTTCTACAACCAATCTACGATGGTGATCAACCAGTCTCAACCACAAAGTCTGTCCCTCTTACTGTCTTTGATAAGTTGGCAGATGACCAATACATACCATCACTGTATGCTTATAAACCGCCAAACCCATCAAACTCATTCTTAGAACAAGGGTTGCGAAAGGTTTTGTCAGAGTACCGAGAATGGGCTGGTAGGTTTGGTGAAGATGATAATGGCCAGATTGTAATTCTACTCAATGATGAAGGTTTACGATTCATCGAAGCCTCCGCTGACTGCACCATTGATCAAGCTATCCCTTTTACAGTATCCACCATGTTGAAACTCACCCCAAGCTTTGAAGAATCGAAAGAATTGGCTCTAGTTCAACTCACAAGATTTACTTGTGGGTCTGTAGTTGTGAGTTTCTCATCGAACCACATTGTCTCGGATGGAGTATTAGTGAGCCAGTTCATGATTTCTTGGTCTCAGGCTTGCCGTGGACTCAAAATCCACCCACGCCCTCTGCACGACAGGAACATATTCGTTCCTCGAAACCCACATAGTGTTAAGTTTGATCACAGAAGTATTGAGATTACAAAGAGGAAGATCAATGAAGACTCTACTACTATGCCTCCTTACTCGAGAGATGATTTGATACACCAAATTCTTCACTTCACACCTGAGTTTATAGCCAAGATCAAGAATAAGGCTTCTTCATCCTCCTCATCTTGTACAGGTGTGAAGGGTGTCTCCAGTTCACGCTATAGCACTTTTGAGTGCTTGATTGCACATTTATGGAGAGTGATTACAAGGGCTCGAGGACTTTCCGAGTCTGACAAAACTTATGTCAAAATCTCAGTGAATGGAAGGAGAAGGATGAGACCTCCAGTTCCGCATGAGTACTTTGGCAATGTGGTGCTTTGGGCATTCCCTGAAACTCAAGGGAAAAACCTTTTCGATGAATCTTTGAGCCACACTGCAGAGGTAATACACGATGCAGTGGAAAATGTGAATGATGAGTACTTTAAATCTTTCATAGACTTTGCAAACAAAAATCAGGATGACGGCAATCTGATGCCTATGAAAGTTCACCACATGAAGGTGCCATCCTTCTGGCCCAACTTGGAAGTCCAAAGCTGGCTTGGTTTTCCATTCAACAATGttgatttcggttttggaaagGCTTCCGTTGTTATGCCTTCATTTGATCCTTTTGAGGGTGAAATATACTTGGTTCCTGCCGTTGTTGGTGATGGAAGCATATACGCGCACGTAACTTTATTCCAACAACATCTATCTCTCTTCAAGCAAATTTGCTACAACATCGACTAA